A window from Mycolicibacterium tokaiense encodes these proteins:
- a CDS encoding serine/threonine-protein kinase has protein sequence MPLETGQEFAGYEVLATLGVGGMGEVYLAQHPRLPRRDALKVLRANHTEDQEYRQRFIREADIVAGLSHPGIVSVHDRGEADGKLWIAMDYIDGTDAGKLLTKQYPQGMPVALVIHIVKAIADALDYAHQRQLLHRDIKPANILLADPDSEEPRVYLGDFGIARWADDSAKLTATDVAVGTVAYAAPEQLMGGDVDGRADQYALAATAFQLLTGKPLFQHSNQAVVISQHISAEPPDIAERRPELSALSPVFRRALSKQPRERFASCRQFARALEQQLGGSDETDATQLAFASDPGTTPRSSSRRKLAWLGAGAAAVLIAGLVAMVVVLEKRSGEQEQTPAAGTAVPHLPVVLIGADCEPLGAAGESTTGAQAYCAHLPAANQAVWSLYNGTLPSPTVAPGPTDEVYPPGIEQQVQLCVQQTGKSRIECRDDVREGNIVGPA, from the coding sequence ATGCCGCTAGAGACCGGCCAGGAGTTCGCCGGATACGAGGTCCTGGCGACCCTGGGCGTGGGCGGGATGGGCGAGGTGTATCTGGCCCAGCATCCGCGGCTGCCCCGTCGCGACGCGCTCAAGGTGCTGCGGGCCAATCACACCGAGGACCAGGAGTACCGCCAGCGGTTCATCCGGGAGGCTGACATCGTGGCCGGACTGTCGCATCCCGGCATCGTCAGCGTGCACGATCGGGGCGAGGCCGACGGCAAGTTGTGGATCGCGATGGACTACATCGACGGCACCGACGCCGGCAAGCTGCTGACCAAGCAGTACCCGCAAGGTATGCCGGTGGCGCTGGTGATCCACATCGTGAAAGCCATCGCCGACGCGCTGGACTACGCCCACCAGCGGCAGCTGCTGCATCGCGACATCAAGCCGGCCAACATCCTGCTCGCCGATCCCGACTCCGAGGAACCCCGGGTGTATCTGGGCGATTTCGGCATCGCTCGATGGGCAGACGACTCCGCCAAACTGACCGCGACCGACGTGGCTGTCGGCACCGTGGCCTACGCGGCGCCCGAGCAGCTGATGGGCGGCGACGTCGACGGCCGGGCCGATCAATATGCACTGGCGGCCACGGCTTTTCAGTTGCTGACCGGCAAACCGCTGTTCCAACACAGTAATCAGGCCGTGGTGATCAGTCAGCACATCAGTGCCGAGCCGCCCGACATCGCCGAGCGCCGCCCCGAGCTCTCGGCGCTGAGCCCGGTGTTCCGGCGCGCACTGTCCAAACAGCCCCGGGAACGGTTCGCCAGCTGTCGCCAGTTCGCCCGCGCGCTGGAGCAGCAGCTCGGCGGCTCCGACGAGACCGACGCCACCCAGCTGGCCTTCGCGTCGGATCCGGGCACGACGCCGCGGTCGTCCTCGCGGCGGAAACTCGCGTGGCTGGGCGCGGGTGCGGCGGCGGTGCTGATCGCCGGGCTGGTCGCGATGGTGGTGGTGCTGGAGAAACGTTCCGGTGAGCAGGAGCAGACGCCGGCGGCGGGCACCGCGGTGCCCCACCTGCCGGTGGTGTTGATCGGCGCGGACTGTGAGCCGTTGGGTGCGGCGGGGGAGAGCACCACCGGTGCGCAGGCCTACTGCGCACACCTGCCTGCCGCCAACCAGGCGGTGTGGTCTCTGTACAACGGCACGTTGCCGAGCCCCACCGTCGCGCCCGGGCCCACCGATGAGGTCTACCCGCCCGGCATCGAGCAGCAGGTGCAGCTGTGCGTGCAGCAGACCGGCAAGAGCCGGATCGAGTGCCGCGACGATGTGCGCGAGGGCAACATCGTGGGGCCGGCCTGA
- a CDS encoding multidrug effflux MFS transporter, whose product MPTTRSAPAPAATITTPVLLTLALLSAMAPVATDLYLPAFPQMADQLGVGASAVQLTLMAFLLGITAGQLVFGPLSDRVGRFWPLLAGTAACVVASAVAATAPDITVLVAARFAQGFTGAAGMVIGRAIVSDLATGQTAARAFSLMMIVGGVAPVVAPVAGSMLVGPAGWRGILWVVCAVVVLMLVVTIAVIRESHPPQRRHQLRADTTTSAWTSLRSRTFAGNTLAFAFGFAVMMAYISASPFVYQTLIGTTPQQYGLIFGVNALGIAVMSAVSARLARRVPARTLLGAGLLAASVAAAVTLGLVVTGAPPWLLTMPIFVAVASQGLILGNATAQALAAVPHHAGTGSAALGALQFGIGALVAPLVGLGGEHTALPLALVMCGCAAIAVAGFVLAHGGERADPGFGP is encoded by the coding sequence ATGCCCACCACCCGATCGGCCCCGGCACCGGCGGCCACCATCACCACCCCGGTGCTTCTCACCCTGGCGCTGCTGTCGGCCATGGCCCCGGTCGCCACCGACCTCTACCTGCCCGCGTTCCCCCAGATGGCCGACCAACTCGGCGTCGGCGCCTCCGCCGTGCAGCTCACCCTGATGGCCTTCCTGCTCGGTATCACCGCAGGCCAGCTGGTGTTCGGGCCGCTGTCGGACCGAGTGGGGCGGTTCTGGCCGCTGCTCGCGGGCACCGCGGCCTGCGTCGTGGCCAGCGCCGTGGCGGCCACCGCACCGGACATCACCGTCCTGGTGGCCGCGCGCTTCGCCCAGGGCTTCACCGGGGCGGCGGGCATGGTGATCGGACGCGCCATCGTCTCCGATCTGGCCACCGGGCAGACCGCCGCGCGCGCGTTCAGCCTGATGATGATCGTCGGCGGCGTGGCACCGGTGGTGGCTCCCGTCGCCGGCAGCATGCTGGTGGGCCCGGCCGGATGGCGCGGGATCCTGTGGGTGGTGTGCGCCGTGGTGGTGCTCATGCTCGTCGTCACCATCGCGGTGATCCGCGAATCTCACCCGCCGCAGCGGCGCCACCAGCTGCGCGCCGACACCACCACCTCCGCGTGGACGTCGCTGCGGTCGCGGACTTTTGCGGGCAACACCCTGGCCTTCGCCTTCGGGTTCGCGGTGATGATGGCCTACATCTCGGCGTCGCCGTTCGTCTACCAGACCCTGATCGGCACGACCCCGCAGCAGTACGGCCTGATCTTCGGTGTCAACGCCCTCGGCATCGCCGTCATGAGCGCGGTCTCGGCCCGTCTGGCCCGCCGGGTGCCGGCCCGCACGCTGCTGGGCGCCGGCCTGCTGGCCGCCTCGGTGGCCGCCGCCGTGACGCTGGGCCTGGTGGTCACCGGCGCCCCGCCGTGGCTGCTGACTATGCCGATCTTCGTGGCCGTGGCCAGCCAGGGCCTGATTCTCGGCAATGCCACCGCGCAGGCACTGGCCGCCGTGCCGCACCATGCCGGGACCGGCTCAGCAGCGCTGGGCGCCCTGCAGTTCGGCATCGGCGCCCTGGTCGCCCCGCTGGTGGGTCTCGGCGGCGAGCACACCGCACTGCCCCTGGCGCTGGTGATGTGCGGATGCGCCGCCATCGCCGTGGCCGGGTTCGTCCTGGCGCACGGCGGTGAGCGAGCCGACCCGGGTTTCGGTCCGTAG
- the treS gene encoding maltose alpha-D-glucosyltransferase has product MSAAAEPERVDHDRDDQPNEPTEITFDEHLHPARPRSLRFRPKVKTPFTRRSLTQDGPAAGDNPAYVSWLLSQSMLADANEISQQFSGQGSMWQNPYAEPNPRSAVETASVWFTAYPLSLITRSNESFLKAMADEDMWQAFSEIGIEGVHTGPVKRAGGIWGWEHTPSVDGHFDRISTQIDPAFGTEEEFRQMCGTAGWYGGTIIDDIVPGHTGKGADFRLAEMKYADYPGIYHMVEIDPRDWEQLPEVPPGTDSVNIDTATEEWLDKAGYIIGRLQRVIFYAEGVKETNWSVTRPVVGIDGVERRWVYLHYFKDGQPSINWLDPSFAGMRLVIGDALHSLADLGTGGLRLDANGFLGAEKTAAEDSTAWSEGHPLSEAANHLIASMVRKVGGFTFQELNLTIDDIREIGEAGADLSYDFVNRPGYQHALATADTEFLRLCLRTTLDLGVDPASLVHALQNHDELTYELLHWSNGHRDDLFQYRGYEITGEELGAAVRADLTEKLTGENAPYNLVFTTNGIACTTATVIAATLGVTDLDQIEDIDRIRRAHLLLAMFNALQPGVFALSGWDMCGMLTLPTSEISQLLQGGDTRWINRAAHDLMGVNPQASHSSAGMPRGRSLYGSIPEQLADETSFLRQLQAILKVRSHYGIATSTQIDIPEVSHRGMLVLVHQLAEEGRYQLTVLNFANEEVAGTVRSDTLPPGSTVSDMFTGSPIASVDDLHSFAVEMPAHHGMSLLVEAPLEGPEPA; this is encoded by the coding sequence ATGTCTGCAGCGGCTGAGCCGGAACGCGTTGATCATGACCGTGACGATCAACCGAACGAGCCGACGGAGATCACCTTCGACGAACACCTGCACCCCGCGCGACCGCGCTCGTTGCGGTTTCGCCCGAAGGTCAAGACGCCGTTCACCCGGCGCTCACTGACCCAGGACGGACCGGCGGCCGGCGACAACCCCGCCTACGTGTCCTGGCTGCTGTCGCAGTCGATGCTCGCGGATGCCAACGAGATCAGCCAGCAGTTCTCCGGCCAGGGTTCCATGTGGCAGAACCCGTACGCGGAGCCCAACCCGCGTAGCGCCGTGGAGACGGCCTCCGTGTGGTTCACGGCCTATCCGTTGTCACTGATCACCCGGTCGAACGAGTCGTTCCTCAAGGCCATGGCCGATGAGGACATGTGGCAGGCGTTCTCCGAGATCGGCATCGAAGGGGTGCACACCGGTCCGGTCAAGCGGGCCGGCGGCATCTGGGGCTGGGAGCACACCCCCAGCGTGGACGGGCACTTCGACCGCATCAGCACCCAGATCGACCCGGCCTTCGGCACCGAGGAAGAGTTCCGCCAGATGTGCGGCACCGCGGGCTGGTACGGCGGCACCATCATCGACGACATCGTGCCCGGCCACACCGGCAAGGGCGCGGACTTCCGGCTGGCGGAGATGAAGTATGCCGACTATCCGGGCATCTACCACATGGTCGAGATCGACCCCCGCGACTGGGAACAGCTGCCGGAGGTCCCGCCCGGCACCGACTCGGTCAACATCGACACCGCCACCGAGGAGTGGCTCGACAAGGCCGGCTACATCATCGGACGGCTGCAACGGGTCATCTTCTACGCCGAAGGGGTCAAGGAGACCAACTGGAGCGTCACCCGGCCGGTGGTGGGCATCGACGGGGTCGAGCGACGCTGGGTGTATCTGCACTACTTCAAGGACGGACAGCCCTCCATCAACTGGCTGGATCCGTCGTTCGCCGGCATGCGCCTGGTCATCGGCGACGCGCTGCACTCCCTGGCGGACCTGGGTACCGGCGGACTGCGCCTGGACGCCAACGGTTTCTTGGGTGCGGAGAAGACCGCCGCCGAGGACAGCACCGCATGGTCGGAGGGCCACCCGCTGTCCGAGGCCGCCAACCACCTGATCGCCAGCATGGTGCGCAAGGTCGGTGGCTTCACCTTCCAGGAGCTCAACCTCACCATCGACGACATCCGCGAGATCGGTGAAGCGGGTGCGGATCTGTCGTACGACTTCGTCAACCGTCCCGGCTATCAGCACGCCCTGGCCACCGCCGACACCGAGTTCCTGCGACTGTGCCTGCGCACCACTCTCGACCTCGGGGTCGACCCCGCCTCGCTGGTGCACGCCCTGCAGAACCACGACGAACTCACCTACGAGCTGTTGCACTGGTCCAACGGACACCGCGACGACCTGTTCCAGTACCGCGGGTATGAGATCACCGGAGAGGAACTGGGGGCTGCCGTCCGCGCCGATCTGACCGAGAAGCTGACCGGTGAGAACGCGCCCTACAACCTGGTTTTCACCACCAACGGCATCGCCTGCACCACCGCCACGGTGATCGCGGCGACGCTGGGCGTCACCGACCTCGACCAGATCGAGGACATCGACCGGATCCGGCGCGCCCATCTGTTGCTGGCGATGTTCAACGCGCTGCAGCCCGGTGTGTTCGCCCTGTCCGGTTGGGACATGTGCGGCATGCTGACACTACCCACCTCGGAGATCTCCCAGTTGCTCCAAGGCGGGGACACCCGGTGGATCAACCGCGCCGCCCACGATCTGATGGGGGTGAACCCCCAGGCCAGCCACTCGTCGGCCGGAATGCCGCGCGGCCGAAGCCTCTACGGCTCCATCCCCGAACAGTTGGCGGACGAGACCAGCTTCCTGCGCCAGCTGCAGGCGATCCTGAAGGTGCGCTCGCATTACGGCATCGCCACCAGCACCCAGATCGACATCCCCGAGGTGTCACACCGCGGCATGCTGGTCCTGGTGCATCAGCTGGCCGAGGAGGGCCGCTACCAGCTGACGGTGCTGAACTTCGCCAATGAGGAGGTGGCCGGGACCGTGCGTTCGGACACCCTGCCGCCGGGGTCAACGGTGTCGGACATGTTCACCGGCAGTCCCATCGCCTCGGTCGACGACCTACACAGTTTCGCGGTGGAAATGCCTGCCCACCATGGGATGTCACTCTTGGTCGAGGCACCTCTGGAAGGGCCTGAGCCCGCATGA
- a CDS encoding MarR family winged helix-turn-helix transcriptional regulator, whose translation MEADNLAELAQLILNAAREIRFRSHVNPKAVMLNPSEAKVMTCIDAQPGVTPSAVAEATGLQRSNLSTALRGLEERGFVERRVDPHDRRGVNLYPTALSAENLALLQQEWAQTLALGLGDDDSDVVAAKRLLARLDAGLAAARRR comes from the coding sequence ATGGAAGCCGACAACCTGGCCGAGCTGGCACAGCTGATCCTCAACGCCGCCCGCGAGATCCGGTTCCGCAGCCACGTCAACCCCAAGGCCGTCATGCTGAACCCCTCCGAGGCCAAGGTGATGACCTGCATCGACGCCCAACCTGGCGTCACCCCCAGCGCGGTGGCCGAGGCCACCGGCCTGCAGCGCAGCAACCTGAGTACCGCACTGCGCGGGCTGGAGGAGCGCGGGTTCGTCGAGCGCCGGGTCGATCCCCACGACCGCCGCGGCGTCAACCTCTATCCGACTGCGTTGTCGGCGGAGAACCTGGCGCTGCTGCAGCAGGAGTGGGCGCAGACGCTGGCCCTGGGCCTCGGCGACGACGATAGTGACGTGGTCGCGGCAAAACGCCTGCTCGCGCGACTGGACGCGGGACTCGCCGCCGCACGGCGCCGCTGA
- a CDS encoding MFS transporter, whose product MRRVATASFVGTAIEYYDFFIYGTAAALVFPEVFFPDLSPTVATVASLSTFAVAFLSRPVGAAVFGHFGDRLGRKRTLVATLMIMGLSTVGVGLVPGADSIGVAAPLLLMVLRLLQGFAVGGEWAGSALLSAEYAPPQKRGRYGMFTQLGVGAGLLLGNLVFLIANVTVGETSPTFMSWGWRVPFLFSAVLLIIALYIRVSIEETPVFREVVHEPGQAPLSELFNAQPRQVVLGSGCMIGVFTFSFMGGTYLMGYATTILAHPREVVLTVGVLGGVAMLVSTALAAVLCDRVGRRRVILTGFCLAVPWSFVVMPLIDTDSTLLFGVAIMVTYGILGIASGPMAAFLPEIFATRYRYSGAGLAFNLGGIVGGAVPPILAGPLVDAFGPLSIGVMMASLVTVSLATTYLLPETKGVELAAVGVPPQALRGSAIDSRR is encoded by the coding sequence ATGCGTCGGGTGGCCACGGCCAGCTTTGTCGGGACAGCCATCGAGTACTACGACTTCTTCATCTACGGCACCGCCGCCGCGCTGGTGTTCCCGGAGGTCTTCTTCCCCGACCTGAGCCCCACGGTGGCCACCGTGGCGTCGCTGTCGACGTTCGCCGTGGCGTTCCTGTCCCGCCCGGTGGGCGCGGCGGTGTTCGGGCACTTCGGAGATCGCTTGGGCCGCAAGCGGACCCTGGTGGCGACGCTGATGATCATGGGTCTGTCCACGGTGGGTGTCGGCCTGGTGCCCGGCGCCGACAGCATCGGGGTGGCCGCACCGCTACTGCTGATGGTGCTGCGGCTGCTGCAGGGGTTCGCCGTGGGCGGGGAATGGGCCGGGTCGGCACTGCTGAGTGCGGAATACGCACCGCCGCAGAAGCGGGGTCGCTACGGCATGTTCACCCAACTGGGCGTGGGTGCCGGCCTGCTGCTGGGCAACCTGGTGTTCCTGATCGCGAATGTGACTGTCGGAGAGACCAGTCCGACGTTCATGTCGTGGGGCTGGCGGGTGCCGTTCCTGTTCAGCGCGGTGCTGCTGATCATCGCGTTGTACATCCGGGTGAGCATCGAGGAGACGCCGGTGTTCCGCGAAGTGGTCCACGAGCCCGGTCAGGCTCCGCTGTCAGAGCTGTTCAACGCGCAGCCCCGGCAGGTGGTGCTGGGGTCGGGGTGCATGATCGGCGTCTTCACGTTCAGTTTCATGGGCGGCACCTATCTGATGGGGTACGCCACCACCATCCTGGCGCACCCGCGGGAGGTGGTGCTGACGGTCGGGGTGCTCGGCGGGGTGGCGATGCTGGTGAGCACCGCGCTGGCGGCGGTGCTGTGTGACCGGGTGGGCCGGCGCCGCGTCATCCTCACCGGCTTCTGCCTGGCGGTGCCGTGGTCGTTTGTGGTGATGCCCCTGATCGACACCGATTCCACGCTGCTGTTCGGGGTCGCGATCATGGTCACCTACGGGATCCTGGGGATTGCCAGCGGCCCCATGGCGGCCTTCCTGCCGGAGATCTTCGCCACCCGCTACCGCTACAGCGGCGCCGGGTTGGCCTTCAACCTCGGCGGCATCGTGGGCGGGGCGGTTCCCCCGATCCTGGCCGGGCCGCTGGTCGACGCCTTCGGTCCGCTGTCCATCGGCGTGATGATGGCGTCGCTGGTGACCGTGAGCCTGGCGACGACCTATCTGCTGCCCGAGACCAAGGGTGTCGAACTGGCCGCGGTGGGGGTTCCGCCTCAGGCGCTGCGGGGATCGGCGATCGACAGCAGGCGGTGA
- a CDS encoding protein adenylyltransferase SelO gives MTLAAGAVRLEGRFAKELPELAVPWAGEPAPAPRLLILNEALAVELGLEPDWLHTPEGIGLLTGTVIPEDAAPVAQAYSGHQFGNLSPRLGDGRALLLGEIEGRDLHLKGSGRTPFARGGDGLAVVGPMLREYIISEAMHALGIPTTRSLAVVATGRAVQRETTQPGAVLARVAASHLRVGSFQYAALTGGPDLVRRVADHAISRHHPDAAAAPNPYLALFDSVIAVQAQLVAQWMLVGFIHGVMNTDNTTISGETIDYGPCAFMEAYSPETVFSSIDSWGRYAYGNQPAIVGWNLARFAETLLPLLAEDTDAAIELAQSSLTGFRDRYENAYATGLGAKLGVTEPLPPGLAGELLDQLTQSRVDFTSFFRALGTAARGDAEPARGLFVDLARFDAWLARWRELGPDPASMDRANPLYIPRNHLVEEALAAATDGDMVPTQQLLTAVSAPYTERPGLARYAEPAPDDFVNYRTFCGT, from the coding sequence ATGACGCTGGCCGCCGGGGCTGTCAGGCTCGAGGGGCGCTTCGCCAAGGAGCTGCCCGAGCTGGCGGTGCCCTGGGCCGGCGAACCCGCACCCGCACCCCGGCTGCTCATCCTCAACGAGGCACTGGCCGTCGAACTGGGGCTGGAACCGGATTGGTTGCACACGCCCGAGGGCATCGGATTGCTCACCGGCACAGTGATTCCCGAAGATGCTGCGCCGGTGGCGCAGGCCTACTCAGGCCACCAGTTCGGCAATCTGTCTCCGCGCCTGGGCGACGGGCGCGCCCTGCTGCTCGGCGAGATCGAGGGCCGCGACCTGCATCTCAAAGGATCCGGGCGCACCCCGTTCGCGCGCGGCGGGGACGGACTGGCCGTCGTCGGCCCGATGCTGCGCGAATACATCATCAGTGAGGCCATGCACGCCCTGGGTATCCCCACCACCCGCTCGCTGGCGGTGGTGGCCACCGGCCGTGCCGTGCAACGCGAAACCACGCAGCCCGGGGCGGTGCTGGCGCGGGTGGCCGCCAGCCACCTACGGGTGGGCAGTTTCCAGTACGCCGCACTCACCGGCGGCCCGGACCTGGTGCGGCGGGTGGCCGACCACGCCATCAGCCGGCATCACCCCGACGCGGCCGCCGCACCCAATCCCTATCTGGCGCTGTTCGACTCGGTGATCGCCGTGCAGGCCCAGCTGGTAGCACAGTGGATGCTGGTCGGCTTCATCCACGGCGTGATGAACACTGACAACACCACCATCTCCGGGGAAACCATCGACTACGGGCCCTGCGCGTTCATGGAGGCGTACTCACCCGAGACGGTGTTCAGCTCCATCGACTCCTGGGGGCGCTACGCCTACGGCAACCAGCCGGCCATCGTCGGCTGGAACCTGGCCCGCTTCGCCGAGACCCTGCTGCCGCTGCTGGCCGAGGACACCGACGCCGCCATCGAACTGGCTCAGAGCTCACTGACCGGGTTCCGCGACCGCTACGAGAACGCGTATGCCACCGGGTTGGGCGCCAAACTCGGCGTCACCGAACCGCTTCCGCCGGGCCTGGCGGGCGAACTACTGGACCAGCTGACGCAGAGCCGGGTGGACTTCACCTCGTTCTTCCGGGCCCTGGGCACCGCAGCCCGCGGCGATGCCGAACCGGCGCGCGGTCTGTTCGTCGATCTCGCGAGGTTCGACGCGTGGCTGGCCCGCTGGCGGGAACTCGGGCCGGACCCAGCGTCGATGGACCGCGCCAACCCGCTGTACATCCCGCGCAACCACCTGGTGGAAGAAGCCCTGGCCGCGGCCACCGACGGTGACATGGTTCCGACGCAGCAGCTTCTGACCGCGGTCAGCGCGCCGTACACGGAGCGCCCCGGACTGGCGCGCTACGCCGAGCCCGCTCCCGATGACTTCGTGAACTACCGAACCTTCTGCGGCACGTGA
- a CDS encoding aldose 1-epimerase family protein, giving the protein MSALSGAPDVEHVLQLEARGRWVRAVITDVGAALQELSVGDITLTPPAHPDVPAPFFCGKILAPWPNRVRDGRWAHDDQMLQLAITDPVHRSALHGLLSHTAYQVVMRTESSITLRAPVSAQPGYPFALDTVVHYRLSAQGLEATQRIYNVGTACAPVGFGAHPFLAIGGVPTETLTLTINGRYHVDVDDRLLPVGVTPVEGSQWDLRAGRAVADLALDDCWAVAPEPDGSSTHTLRAPDGRSVSLHADAQFGFVHAFVTREFPSPTGPITAVAVEPVTAPADALNNGVGLQWLEPGESVSGRWAIVYHDALHHRLLSIADPRSA; this is encoded by the coding sequence GTGAGCGCACTGTCAGGCGCACCCGACGTCGAACACGTCCTGCAACTCGAGGCGCGCGGGCGGTGGGTGCGCGCGGTGATCACCGACGTCGGCGCCGCCCTGCAGGAGCTCAGCGTCGGTGACATCACCCTCACGCCGCCGGCCCACCCGGACGTCCCGGCTCCGTTCTTCTGCGGAAAGATCCTGGCGCCGTGGCCCAATCGGGTACGCGACGGCCGCTGGGCGCACGACGATCAGATGCTGCAGCTCGCCATCACCGACCCCGTCCACCGCAGCGCCCTGCACGGCCTGCTCAGCCACACCGCATATCAGGTCGTCATGCGGACCGAGTCCTCGATCACCCTGCGTGCGCCCGTGTCCGCGCAGCCCGGTTATCCCTTTGCGCTCGACACCGTGGTGCACTACCGGCTGTCCGCCCAGGGACTGGAAGCCACCCAACGGATCTACAACGTCGGTACGGCCTGTGCACCGGTCGGTTTCGGCGCGCATCCGTTCTTGGCGATCGGCGGCGTGCCCACCGAGACCCTGACGCTGACGATCAACGGTAGATACCACGTGGACGTCGACGACCGCCTGCTGCCGGTGGGCGTCACCCCGGTGGAGGGTTCGCAGTGGGATCTGCGGGCCGGGCGGGCTGTGGCCGACCTGGCGCTCGACGACTGCTGGGCGGTGGCGCCCGAACCGGACGGGTCCAGTACGCACACGCTGCGAGCCCCCGACGGCAGGTCGGTCTCGCTGCACGCCGACGCGCAGTTCGGCTTCGTGCACGCATTCGTCACCCGCGAATTCCCCTCGCCCACCGGTCCGATCACGGCCGTGGCGGTGGAACCGGTGACCGCTCCGGCCGACGCGCTGAACAACGGTGTCGGACTGCAGTGGCTGGAGCCGGGTGAATCGGTGTCAGGCCGGTGGGCGATCGTCTACCACGACGCCCTGCATCACCGCCTGCTGTCGATCGCCGATCCCCGCAGCGCCTGA
- a CDS encoding ATP-grasp fold amidoligase family protein, with translation MRALRLWRTRNPQTFREKVRYKMLRDHRALVVTFADKAAVRGYVAAMVGEQYLPRAYAVVAEPAALYDIDLPGAYVVKPTHGSGAAIVVSPRAPAEARLSAEPGSWRYEHVRAEHAARGDVVRIAAGWVAQLYGQGPNREWVYGQMPRQIIVEEMLAGADGKVPDDYKFFVFAGRCAYIQVDSGRFGRRTQDFFRPDWTHLPLRGGPPWADPEPSRPHHLDEMIRLAERLSVDTDFVRVDLYDVGGRVVFGELTSFPAGGDSPFDPECFDAEFGRQWTVPRRYRDRR, from the coding sequence GTGCGGGCGCTGCGGCTGTGGCGGACCCGGAACCCGCAGACCTTCCGGGAGAAGGTGCGCTACAAGATGCTGCGTGATCACCGTGCCCTGGTGGTCACCTTCGCCGACAAGGCCGCTGTCCGCGGGTATGTGGCAGCAATGGTCGGTGAGCAGTACCTGCCCCGGGCGTACGCGGTGGTCGCGGAGCCGGCCGCGTTGTACGACATCGACCTGCCCGGTGCCTACGTGGTGAAACCGACCCATGGCAGCGGGGCGGCGATCGTGGTGTCGCCGCGGGCGCCCGCAGAAGCCCGGTTGTCCGCGGAGCCGGGAAGCTGGCGCTACGAACATGTCCGGGCCGAGCATGCGGCACGCGGGGACGTCGTCCGGATCGCTGCGGGCTGGGTGGCGCAGCTGTACGGGCAGGGCCCCAACCGGGAATGGGTGTACGGGCAGATGCCCCGGCAGATCATCGTCGAGGAGATGCTGGCCGGCGCCGACGGCAAGGTCCCCGACGACTACAAGTTCTTCGTCTTCGCCGGTCGGTGTGCCTACATACAGGTCGACAGCGGCCGGTTCGGCCGTCGCACCCAGGACTTCTTCCGGCCCGACTGGACGCACCTGCCGTTGCGCGGCGGACCGCCGTGGGCTGACCCCGAGCCGTCGCGGCCGCACCATCTCGATGAGATGATCCGCCTTGCAGAGCGATTGAGCGTCGACACCGATTTCGTGCGCGTGGATCTCTACGACGTCGGCGGCCGGGTGGTGTTCGGGGAGCTGACCAGCTTTCCGGCCGGCGGCGACAGCCCGTTCGACCCGGAGTGCTTCGACGCGGAGTTCGGCCGGCAGTGGACCGTGCCGCGGCGGTACCGGGACCGACGCTAG
- a CDS encoding VOC family protein encodes MTTPVGHLASISIDCPDPDALVRFYCDLLGLEEVFATPDRGVVALSGAGPMVTLMRVHSYEPPSWPNGPQHKQMHLDLAVDDLDTAVAAAVALGAVQAEVQTAPAHWRVLLDPVGHPFCLSTVRPD; translated from the coding sequence ATGACCACCCCCGTCGGCCACCTGGCGTCCATCTCCATCGACTGCCCGGACCCTGATGCCCTGGTGCGTTTCTACTGCGATCTGCTGGGCCTCGAGGAGGTCTTCGCGACCCCCGACCGCGGCGTGGTGGCACTGTCGGGTGCCGGGCCGATGGTGACGTTGATGCGGGTGCATTCCTACGAGCCGCCGTCGTGGCCGAACGGTCCGCAGCACAAGCAGATGCATCTGGATCTGGCGGTCGACGACCTGGACACGGCCGTTGCTGCGGCGGTGGCCCTCGGTGCGGTGCAGGCCGAGGTACAGACCGCCCCGGCGCACTGGCGGGTGCTGCTGGACCCCGTCGGTCACCCCTTCTGCCTGAGCACCGTCCGGCCAGACTGA
- a CDS encoding DUF2237 family protein, which produces MAQRNVLGGPLESCGTDPMTGFFRDGCCSTDAEDVGRHLICGVVTAEFLDHQRSIGNDLSTPMPQYRFPGLVPGDRWCVTAANWLRAHQEGRACPVVLAATHERALDLVSLEDLQRYAVDVPDDLSGF; this is translated from the coding sequence ATGGCGCAGCGCAACGTTCTCGGTGGACCGCTGGAATCCTGCGGCACCGATCCGATGACCGGGTTCTTCCGCGACGGCTGTTGCTCCACCGACGCCGAGGATGTCGGGCGCCACCTCATCTGCGGTGTGGTGACTGCCGAATTCCTGGATCATCAACGGTCCATCGGCAACGACCTGTCCACCCCGATGCCGCAGTACCGGTTCCCGGGGCTGGTACCCGGTGACCGCTGGTGCGTCACCGCCGCCAACTGGTTGCGCGCCCATCAAGAGGGCCGCGCCTGCCCGGTGGTCCTGGCCGCCACCCACGAACGCGCGCTGGACCTGGTGTCACTGGAGGACTTGCAGCGCTACGCCGTGGACGTCCCGGACGATCTCTCGGGTTTCTAG